The proteins below come from a single Rhizobium tropici CIAT 899 genomic window:
- the glpD gene encoding glycerol-3-phosphate dehydrogenase produces MSEQVYDIFVIGGGINGCGIARDATGRGYKVALAEMNDFASGTSSGATKLIHGGLRYLEHYEFRLVRESLMEREVLWAMAPHIIWPMRFVLPYHKGGIRPAWLIRLGLFLYDHLGGRKLLPPTATLDMKKDPAGKPLKALFTKAFEYSDGWVDDARMVVLNARDAADRGATIMPRTKVVSAGREGAVWAIETENTISGEKRQFRARMLVNAAGPWVDQVLSGTFGKNQVHNVRLVQGSHIVVRKKFDDPRAYFFQNPDNRIIFAIPYEQDFTLIGTTDRDYKDDPKDVKITEGETTYLCNAASEYFKEPVRPEDIVWTYSAVRPLYDDGASKAQEATRDYVLKVEGEEGQAPLLNVFGGKLTTYRRLGEHALEKIGEAIGLKGKPWTAGSSLPGGDFPVRGYEAEVTKLKSRYPFLADPHARRLIRRYGTRAAMILGSAKTIADLGRCFGSDLYEAEVRYLIEQEWAYSATDILWRRSKKGLYLSKEEAAALDSYMAESHVHA; encoded by the coding sequence GTGAGCGAGCAGGTCTACGACATTTTCGTTATCGGCGGCGGCATCAATGGCTGCGGCATCGCCCGCGACGCCACCGGACGCGGCTACAAGGTCGCGCTTGCCGAGATGAACGACTTCGCCTCCGGAACGTCGTCAGGCGCCACAAAGCTCATTCATGGCGGCCTGCGCTACCTCGAACATTACGAATTCCGTCTCGTGCGCGAATCGCTGATGGAGCGCGAAGTGCTCTGGGCCATGGCGCCGCACATCATCTGGCCGATGCGTTTCGTCCTGCCTTACCATAAGGGCGGCATCCGTCCGGCTTGGCTGATCCGCCTCGGCCTTTTCCTCTACGATCACCTCGGCGGACGAAAGCTGCTGCCCCCGACCGCGACGCTGGACATGAAGAAGGATCCTGCGGGCAAGCCGCTGAAGGCGCTCTTCACCAAGGCTTTCGAATATTCCGACGGCTGGGTCGACGATGCCCGCATGGTCGTATTGAATGCCCGCGATGCGGCCGACCGCGGTGCGACGATCATGCCGCGTACGAAGGTGGTCTCCGCCGGGCGCGAAGGCGCGGTCTGGGCGATCGAAACGGAAAATACGATCAGCGGCGAGAAGCGTCAGTTTCGCGCCCGCATGCTGGTCAATGCAGCAGGTCCCTGGGTCGATCAGGTCCTGTCCGGTACGTTCGGCAAGAACCAGGTGCACAATGTCCGTCTCGTTCAGGGCAGCCATATCGTCGTGCGCAAGAAGTTCGACGATCCCCGCGCCTATTTCTTCCAGAACCCGGACAACCGCATCATCTTCGCCATTCCCTACGAGCAGGATTTCACGCTGATCGGCACCACGGATCGCGACTACAAGGACGACCCGAAGGATGTGAAGATCACCGAGGGGGAAACCACCTATCTCTGCAATGCCGCCAGCGAATATTTCAAGGAGCCTGTCCGGCCCGAAGATATCGTCTGGACCTATTCGGCCGTGCGCCCGCTCTACGACGATGGCGCATCGAAAGCGCAGGAAGCCACGCGCGACTACGTTCTCAAGGTCGAGGGAGAAGAAGGCCAGGCGCCGCTGCTCAACGTCTTCGGCGGCAAGCTTACCACCTATCGCCGCCTTGGCGAACATGCGCTGGAAAAGATCGGCGAAGCCATCGGCCTCAAGGGTAAACCCTGGACTGCCGGCAGTTCGCTGCCCGGCGGCGATTTTCCAGTTCGCGGCTATGAGGCCGAAGTCACCAAGCTCAAGTCCCGCTATCCCTTCCTTGCCGACCCGCATGCCCGCCGGCTCATCCGCCGCTACGGCACGCGCGCTGCCATGATCCTGGGCAGCGCCAAGACGATCGCCGATCTCGGCCGGTGTTTCGGAAGCGATCTCTATGAGGCGGAAGTACGATATCTGATCGAACAGGAATGGGCCTATAGCGCAACAGATATCCTATGGCGCCGTTCCAAGAAGGGCCTCTACCTCTCGAAGGAAGAAGCCGCAGCTCTCGACAGCTATATGGCAGAGAGCCACGTCCACGCCTAG
- the soxR gene encoding redox-sensitive transcriptional activator SoxR, with amino-acid sequence MGKIDPAQFPKLLTVGEVAARSGVAVSALHFYEAKGLIESHRSRGNQRRYPREVLRRVSIIKVAQRVGIPLAEVQAALQSLPQGRTPTASDWKALSELWKDDLDARIKRLQGLRDQLDSCIGCGCLSLDSCPLRNPWDQLSEEGAGPRLLDPGE; translated from the coding sequence ATGGGAAAAATCGATCCGGCTCAATTTCCGAAGCTGCTGACGGTCGGCGAGGTGGCCGCACGTAGCGGCGTGGCTGTATCGGCGCTGCATTTCTATGAAGCGAAAGGCCTGATCGAGAGCCATCGCAGCCGCGGCAACCAGCGGCGCTATCCTCGCGAAGTGCTGCGGCGAGTTTCCATCATCAAGGTGGCCCAACGCGTCGGTATTCCGCTTGCCGAGGTTCAGGCAGCTCTTCAATCGCTGCCGCAGGGTCGCACGCCGACGGCATCCGACTGGAAGGCGCTTTCGGAGCTATGGAAGGACGATCTCGACGCCCGCATCAAGCGTCTGCAGGGACTTCGCGATCAGCTGGACAGCTGTATCGGCTGCGGCTGCCTTTCGCTCGATAGCTGTCCCTTGCGCAATCCCTGGGATCAGCTTTCCGAGGAAGGCGCAGGCCCGCGGTTGCTCGATCCCGGAGAGTGA
- a CDS encoding NADPH-dependent FMN reductase yields MTERTRLAIIYGSTRPGRLCDRVVNWVARELAHYPLIDIDLIDPLEFDLPFAHNREHPGVAALSERLSDADAFIIVTPEYNHSFTASLKFVLDLVYEPWHGKPVAFVSYGGISGGLRAVEQLRLVFAELHTVTVRDTVSFANPWGRFAEDGTLENPFDARKSLVLMIARLTWWSNALKPARVTRPYRSVAA; encoded by the coding sequence ATGACAGAAAGAACCCGGCTGGCGATCATCTACGGCAGCACGCGTCCGGGTCGGCTATGCGACCGGGTGGTCAACTGGGTCGCCCGCGAATTGGCGCATTATCCGCTTATAGACATCGATCTGATCGATCCTCTCGAATTCGATCTGCCTTTCGCGCACAACCGCGAGCATCCCGGCGTCGCAGCCCTATCGGAGCGGCTTTCGGATGCCGATGCCTTCATTATCGTCACGCCCGAATACAATCACAGCTTCACCGCCTCGCTGAAATTCGTGCTCGATCTCGTCTATGAGCCCTGGCATGGCAAACCCGTCGCCTTCGTCTCCTATGGCGGCATCTCCGGCGGCTTGCGCGCCGTGGAACAGTTGCGGCTCGTCTTTGCCGAGCTGCATACGGTCACCGTGCGCGATACGGTAAGCTTCGCCAATCCCTGGGGCAGATTTGCCGAGGATGGCACGCTCGAAAACCCGTTCGATGCCAGAAAATCGCTTGTTCTCATGATTGCGCGGCTGACGTGGTGGAGCAACGCCCTGAAACCGGCCCGCGTCACGCGCCCCTACCGCTCCGTTGCCGCCTGA
- a CDS encoding acyltransferase family protein yields MENGKRLGGADFMRAVACLMVLVHHLVLRMNFYKIPPALDVTFILARFGNHGVSVFFVLSGFLLARPFWLALDGARPIPSLKIYAMRRAARILPGFWFALTVGFLISFTIYGFPLDAELVGRYISGFFLMSQWHWRTFFPVQGDGPLWSIPFETTCYVLMPIGFLLLFHSKLRSRSILASRLLWIGIIALSLIGHWLVVTYLPTDTAGQGWRYGFQGGAKEWMPRYNPIGFFAIFAIGVLAAGIQTILPPRRSVIYDVIGALAIVMGAWQLPQSIGGAAEGYAWLGIPYQFPLLPLAVAIALCTLPQSLLLAKLLDNPASRYVAIVSFGVYIWQDIVLTLMPQLFPSSFGAGSDDVLGGWIISSLIATAIIFAIGTLSYVLLERPVIQWARTRENRITQPLIA; encoded by the coding sequence ATGGAGAACGGGAAGCGGCTGGGAGGAGCGGATTTCATGCGCGCCGTCGCATGTCTGATGGTGCTTGTCCACCATCTCGTGCTCCGAATGAATTTCTACAAGATCCCGCCAGCCCTGGATGTAACCTTCATATTGGCGCGCTTTGGCAATCACGGCGTCTCGGTCTTCTTCGTCCTCAGCGGCTTTCTACTTGCACGCCCCTTCTGGCTGGCGCTGGATGGAGCGCGCCCCATACCTTCGCTGAAGATCTATGCCATGCGCCGTGCCGCACGCATCCTGCCGGGCTTCTGGTTTGCCCTGACGGTCGGCTTCCTGATCAGCTTCACGATCTATGGCTTTCCGTTGGACGCGGAACTGGTCGGCCGCTACATCTCCGGTTTCTTCCTGATGAGCCAATGGCATTGGCGCACCTTTTTCCCGGTGCAAGGCGATGGGCCTTTATGGTCGATCCCCTTCGAGACGACCTGCTATGTTCTCATGCCGATCGGTTTCCTGCTGCTGTTTCATTCAAAACTCAGATCGCGCTCCATACTCGCCAGCCGCCTGCTCTGGATCGGCATCATCGCGCTATCCTTGATTGGCCATTGGCTTGTCGTCACCTATCTTCCGACGGACACCGCCGGACAAGGATGGCGATATGGCTTCCAGGGCGGCGCCAAGGAATGGATGCCGCGCTACAATCCCATCGGCTTCTTCGCCATATTTGCGATCGGCGTGCTGGCCGCCGGCATACAGACCATCCTCCCGCCTCGACGCTCGGTGATCTACGACGTCATCGGCGCGCTCGCGATCGTCATGGGCGCGTGGCAACTGCCACAGTCGATCGGCGGCGCGGCGGAGGGCTATGCGTGGCTCGGCATTCCCTATCAATTCCCGCTGCTGCCCCTCGCGGTCGCGATCGCGCTTTGCACGCTTCCGCAATCGCTGCTGCTGGCAAAGCTGCTCGACAATCCCGCGAGCCGCTATGTCGCCATCGTCTCCTTCGGCGTCTACATCTGGCAGGATATCGTGCTGACCTTGATGCCGCAGCTCTTCCCATCGTCCTTCGGCGCTGGCTCGGACGACGTACTCGGTGGCTGGATAATCTCAAGCCTCATTGCAACCGCCATCATCTTCGCCATCGGCACGTTGAGCTATGTGCTGCTCGAACGGCCTGTCATTCAGTGGGCGCGGACGCGCGAGAACAGGATAACACAGCCTCTCATCGCCTGA
- a CDS encoding mandelate racemase/muconate lactonizing enzyme family protein, whose translation MSKIVSIEITHHRLPLDPAFKASWDGRPRRHFDATIVRVRDDEGREGIGSGDLMKGFEGHEDLFIGQDPRHVERHYEVLSHINFHYGRCWPMDLALWDLSGKITGEPVWRMLGGRASRVRLYASSGVLREPSAMADQAERYIDEGFPAMKVRFSSSSGGRGGWREDVKALEAIRARVGDRLELMVDCNQGWRMPWDTTLPWTFKDALAVARELERLGVYWMEEPLHRSDRKGMKELKQATSVRIVGGEMTRELYEFRDIIEERAFDVIQPDVALVGGITGCRRLAYQAREAGVQFTPHSWTNGIGVLANAHLTAGVADAAWLEYPYDNPEWSEARRDYPMASPLKHDAGWLGLGVAPGLGIVLDEERLKATRI comes from the coding sequence ATGAGCAAGATCGTTTCCATCGAGATCACCCATCACCGTCTGCCGCTCGATCCGGCGTTCAAAGCGAGCTGGGATGGGCGCCCGCGTCGGCATTTCGATGCGACCATCGTGCGCGTCCGAGATGATGAGGGGCGCGAAGGTATCGGCTCCGGCGACCTGATGAAGGGTTTCGAGGGGCATGAGGATCTGTTTATCGGACAGGATCCCCGGCATGTCGAACGGCATTATGAAGTTCTGTCGCACATCAATTTCCACTACGGCCGCTGCTGGCCGATGGACCTGGCGCTGTGGGATCTTTCCGGCAAGATTACCGGCGAGCCGGTCTGGCGGATGCTCGGCGGCCGCGCCAGCCGCGTGCGCCTCTATGCATCCTCCGGCGTGCTGCGCGAACCTTCAGCCATGGCCGATCAAGCCGAACGCTACATCGATGAAGGCTTTCCGGCCATGAAGGTACGCTTCTCCTCGTCTTCCGGCGGCCGCGGCGGCTGGCGCGAGGACGTCAAGGCGCTCGAAGCGATCCGCGCTCGCGTCGGTGACCGGCTGGAGCTGATGGTCGACTGTAACCAGGGCTGGCGCATGCCCTGGGATACGACCTTGCCCTGGACCTTCAAGGATGCGCTTGCCGTCGCCAGGGAGCTGGAGCGGCTCGGCGTCTATTGGATGGAAGAGCCGCTTCACCGTTCGGATCGCAAGGGCATGAAGGAATTGAAGCAGGCAACGTCGGTGCGGATCGTCGGCGGCGAGATGACACGCGAACTCTACGAATTCCGCGATATCATCGAAGAGCGTGCCTTCGATGTCATCCAGCCTGATGTCGCGCTGGTCGGTGGCATCACCGGCTGCCGGCGGCTCGCCTATCAGGCGCGCGAGGCAGGCGTGCAGTTCACGCCGCATTCCTGGACGAACGGCATCGGGGTGCTGGCCAATGCGCATCTGACCGCCGGCGTCGCCGATGCCGCCTGGCTCGAATATCCCTACGACAATCCGGAATGGAGCGAAGCCCGCCGCGACTATCCGATGGCGTCGCCGCTCAAGCACGATGCCGGCTGGCTGGGTCTGGGCGTTGCACCGGGGCTCGGCATCGTTCTCGACGAGGAGCGGCTGAAGGCGACACGTATTTAA
- a CDS encoding aldehyde dehydrogenase family protein, producing the protein MTKNYTRDYWENVLSGLKPEGRHFINGVHRAAASGETFTRIRPMDGKPGAELARGNAADVDAAVASARAAFESGVWRKKEPLEKKKIMLKWADLIRANGDELAMLETIDVGKPVMASLGVDVRLCADGIQFYGEMIDKLYDEIAPTGSNARALVRKVPLGVIGAITPWNYPMIIDAWKLGPAIAAGNSVVLKPAEQSSLSAIRLAELAIEAGLPAGVFNVVTGYGEETGKPLALHMDVDMIAFTGSTEVGKLIMGYAAQSNVKRVALELGGKSPLVVFEDADLDAAAVAAAWGCFYNSGETCHASTRLIVQRSVQDRLIEKIEAVTRSDIALKHPLDPAAQIGALIEEEHMNKVLAMIAAGEKEGARRAFGAERVLNETGGYYVSPGVFVDMTNDMSLARQEIFGPVLAAIPFDTEEEALKIANDTIYGLAGAVFTKDMDRAHRFSEEIHAGTVWINTYDMSNFATPFGGFKQSGFGRDRSVHAIDKYCDYKTIWQQFG; encoded by the coding sequence ATGACCAAGAATTATACGCGCGATTATTGGGAAAACGTTCTCTCCGGCCTCAAGCCCGAAGGTCGTCATTTCATAAATGGTGTTCATCGCGCCGCCGCTTCGGGCGAAACCTTCACCCGCATCCGGCCGATGGATGGCAAACCGGGTGCTGAGCTTGCGCGCGGCAATGCCGCCGATGTCGATGCTGCGGTCGCCTCCGCCCGCGCTGCCTTCGAAAGTGGCGTCTGGCGCAAGAAGGAGCCGCTGGAAAAGAAGAAGATCATGCTGAAATGGGCCGATCTCATCCGCGCCAATGGCGATGAGCTGGCCATGCTTGAGACGATCGATGTCGGCAAACCCGTCATGGCCTCGCTCGGTGTCGATGTGCGCCTTTGTGCCGACGGCATCCAGTTCTACGGCGAGATGATCGACAAGCTGTATGACGAGATTGCGCCGACCGGCTCGAATGCACGCGCGCTGGTGCGCAAGGTGCCGCTCGGCGTCATCGGGGCGATCACGCCCTGGAACTATCCGATGATCATCGATGCCTGGAAGCTCGGGCCGGCGATCGCGGCCGGCAATTCCGTGGTGCTGAAGCCGGCCGAACAGTCTTCGCTTTCGGCGATCCGCCTTGCCGAGCTCGCGATCGAAGCCGGTCTGCCGGCTGGCGTTTTCAATGTGGTGACGGGCTATGGCGAAGAGACCGGCAAGCCGCTGGCGCTGCACATGGATGTCGACATGATCGCCTTCACGGGCTCGACCGAGGTCGGCAAGCTGATCATGGGCTATGCGGCACAATCGAACGTCAAGCGCGTGGCGCTGGAGCTCGGCGGCAAGTCGCCGCTGGTCGTGTTCGAAGATGCCGACCTCGATGCGGCGGCCGTCGCGGCTGCCTGGGGCTGTTTCTACAATTCCGGCGAAACCTGCCATGCTTCGACGCGCCTCATCGTGCAGCGCTCGGTTCAGGACAGGTTGATCGAGAAGATCGAGGCGGTCACCCGCTCCGATATCGCACTCAAGCATCCGCTCGACCCTGCAGCGCAGATCGGCGCGCTGATCGAGGAAGAGCATATGAACAAGGTGCTGGCGATGATCGCGGCCGGCGAGAAGGAGGGCGCGCGTCGCGCCTTCGGTGCCGAGCGCGTCTTGAACGAAACCGGCGGCTACTATGTGTCGCCGGGCGTCTTCGTCGACATGACCAACGATATGAGCCTGGCGCGGCAGGAAATCTTTGGCCCCGTACTCGCCGCCATCCCCTTCGACACGGAGGAGGAGGCGCTGAAGATCGCCAACGACACGATCTATGGGTTGGCCGGCGCGGTCTTTACCAAGGACATGGATCGCGCTCACCGCTTCTCCGAAGAGATCCATGCAGGTACGGTGTGGATCAACACCTATGACATGTCGAACTTCGCCACGCCCTTCGGCGGCTTCAAGCAGTCCGGTTTCGGTCGCGATCGCTCGGTGCACGCGATCGACAAGTATTGCGACTACAAGACCATTTGGCAGCAGTTCGGCTGA
- a CDS encoding iron-containing alcohol dehydrogenase, with the protein MSFSVSAIPDLRFGEDALSSLAAAVKSFDGVGTVLLVIDAFLAQSGLAANISAELTEAGVKTQVFSDFAGEPKLAHLHAAIAAGQGADMVVGVGGGSALDIGKIVACCIASGEDPMHYALAANALPKNPLKKIMIPTTAGTGSETSATNIFAGPEGKKLWIWGPETKADLVILDPALTKTLPANLTAWCGLDAFIHAFEAATNRNTHRGAQFYAHQALRLLTGALETAVKQPDDMAARGHVLLGSCFGGIAIDNCGTAIAHNISHALAGLAPVHHGLATALGFEVTLPWLAEANTADLNAAAKACGVESAAELPAFVSDWMDRCGIVRALPAAFKPFDASDLAREMRATENQPMRRSTIRDVTDADIDRFAAAVMALPKGI; encoded by the coding sequence GTGTCCTTCTCCGTTTCCGCCATCCCGGATCTTCGTTTCGGCGAGGATGCGCTCTCCAGCCTTGCCGCTGCAGTCAAATCCTTTGATGGTGTCGGTACGGTCTTGCTTGTCATTGATGCCTTCCTGGCGCAGTCCGGCCTTGCCGCCAACATCAGCGCGGAACTTACCGAAGCAGGCGTGAAGACGCAGGTCTTTTCCGATTTTGCCGGCGAGCCGAAGCTTGCGCATCTGCATGCCGCTATCGCGGCCGGGCAGGGCGCGGACATGGTGGTCGGCGTCGGCGGCGGCTCGGCCCTTGATATCGGCAAGATCGTCGCCTGCTGCATCGCTTCGGGTGAAGATCCGATGCATTATGCGCTGGCCGCCAACGCGCTGCCGAAGAATCCGCTGAAGAAGATCATGATCCCGACCACGGCCGGGACGGGTTCGGAAACATCGGCCACGAATATCTTCGCCGGACCTGAGGGCAAGAAGCTCTGGATCTGGGGTCCGGAGACGAAGGCCGATCTCGTCATTCTCGATCCGGCGTTGACAAAGACCCTACCCGCCAACCTGACAGCATGGTGTGGCCTTGACGCTTTCATCCATGCCTTCGAAGCCGCGACGAACCGCAACACGCATCGTGGTGCGCAGTTCTACGCGCACCAGGCGCTGCGGCTGCTGACCGGTGCACTGGAGACAGCCGTCAAGCAGCCGGATGATATGGCAGCGCGCGGCCACGTGCTGCTCGGCTCCTGCTTCGGCGGTATTGCCATCGACAATTGCGGCACCGCGATCGCCCACAATATCAGCCATGCGCTGGCGGGCCTTGCTCCTGTCCACCATGGGCTTGCGACGGCACTCGGCTTCGAGGTGACGCTGCCATGGCTGGCCGAAGCCAATACCGCAGATCTAAATGCAGCGGCCAAGGCTTGCGGCGTCGAGAGCGCCGCTGAACTTCCCGCTTTCGTTTCAGACTGGATGGACCGCTGCGGTATCGTTCGCGCGCTGCCGGCTGCCTTCAAGCCGTTCGATGCCTCCGATCTCGCCCGCGAGATGCGGGCTACCGAAAACCAGCCCATGCGGCGATCGACGATCCGCGATGTGACGGATGCCGATATCGATCGCTTTGCCGCCGCCGTCATGGCGCTGCCTAAAGGAATCTGA
- a CDS encoding LysR substrate-binding domain-containing protein, protein MLEKIPLEAFRVFDAAARAMNFSRAGRELNITQAAVSRRIKGLEDHLGATLFTRRGRNLALTPDGERLFQRVRATLEYLEESLEPFRAGTGEIISIAASGSISHLWLGQRLRDFGKESPGISVRLLTTDVHSELASENNDLIIIYSTGEHPRWSLTPLMKEVLVPIASPDYLAAHGLDAQTLTAVDIAGLDLIDYERANAHWISFRQWFGRVGDPLKGKLPRPRLSFSTYIMAVEAALRGEGIALGSLGLIEEYLQSGALITIGNDRVESGFGYFLGAPRFRSLSPEAAQLHRFLLQGQ, encoded by the coding sequence ATGCTGGAGAAAATACCGCTGGAAGCCTTCCGCGTGTTCGATGCGGCAGCACGCGCCATGAACTTTTCCCGCGCCGGGCGGGAACTGAACATCACCCAGGCCGCCGTCAGCCGCCGCATCAAGGGACTGGAAGATCACCTCGGCGCGACGCTTTTTACCCGACGAGGCCGGAACCTCGCACTGACGCCGGACGGCGAGCGGCTGTTCCAGCGCGTCCGCGCCACACTGGAGTATCTGGAGGAAAGCCTGGAGCCTTTTCGCGCCGGCACGGGCGAGATCATCTCGATTGCGGCGAGCGGCTCGATCTCGCATCTCTGGCTCGGGCAACGGCTCAGAGACTTCGGCAAGGAGAGTCCCGGCATCTCCGTCCGTCTGCTGACGACGGATGTGCATTCCGAACTGGCCTCGGAGAACAACGATCTCATCATCATCTATTCCACCGGCGAGCATCCGCGCTGGAGCCTGACGCCGCTGATGAAGGAGGTGTTGGTGCCGATCGCCTCGCCGGATTATTTGGCAGCCCACGGCTTGGACGCGCAGACGCTGACGGCGGTCGACATTGCCGGGCTCGACCTCATCGACTACGAGCGCGCCAACGCCCACTGGATCAGCTTCCGCCAATGGTTCGGCCGTGTCGGTGATCCCCTGAAGGGCAAGCTGCCACGACCGCGCCTGTCCTTTTCGACCTATATCATGGCGGTGGAAGCAGCCTTGAGGGGCGAAGGCATCGCACTCGGCAGCCTCGGCCTCATCGAGGAATATCTGCAGTCCGGTGCGCTGATCACCATCGGCAACGACCGCGTGGAGAGCGGCTTCGGATATTTTCTCGGTGCGCCGCGTTTTCGCTCGCTCTCGCCTGAGGCGGCTCAGCTGCACCGGTTCCTTCTGCAGGGGCAATAG
- a CDS encoding F0F1 ATP synthase subunit epsilon: MADNFNFELVSPERLLLSEQVIDVVIPASEGEMTVMANHAPTMTTIKPGVVKVHSASGKKQDYVVFGGFADILPTGCTLLAESAVPVEDMSRDELDRRINAAKAELEDAEHHEHKSRLEHFIMELSHLRGSITQD, translated from the coding sequence ATGGCTGACAATTTCAATTTCGAACTGGTTTCTCCGGAGCGCCTGCTGCTGTCGGAACAGGTCATCGATGTCGTCATCCCCGCCAGCGAAGGCGAGATGACCGTCATGGCGAACCATGCGCCGACCATGACCACCATCAAGCCTGGCGTCGTCAAGGTGCATTCGGCTTCCGGCAAGAAGCAGGACTATGTCGTTTTCGGCGGCTTCGCCGACATCCTGCCGACTGGCTGCACGCTGCTCGCCGAATCTGCCGTTCCGGTCGAGGACATGAGCCGCGACGAGCTGGACCGCCGCATCAATGCCGCCAAGGCCGAGCTCGAAGATGCCGAGCATCACGAGCATAAGTCGCGCCTGGAGCACTTCATCATGGAACTCTCGCATCTGCGCGGCTCGATCACGCAGGATTGA
- the atpD gene encoding F0F1 ATP synthase subunit beta, which yields MADAATPAGSVGKVTQVIGAVVDVAFDGELPAILNALETDNNGNRLVLEVAQHLGENSVRTIAMDSTEGLVRGQPVKDTGAPISVPVGHETLGRIMNVIGEPVDEAGPLNTSKKRAIHQEAPSYVEQSTEAQILVTGIKVVDLLAPYAKGGKIGLFGGAGVGKTVLIMELINNVAKAHGGYSVFAGVGERTREGNDLYHEMIESGVNKHGGGEGSKAALVYGQMNEPPGARARVALTGLTVAENFRDEGQDVLFFVDNIFRFTQAGSEVSALLGRIPSAVGYQPTLATDMGQMQERITTTTTGSITSVQAIYVPADDLTDPAPATSFAHLDATTVLSRSIAEKGIYPAVDPLDSTSRMLDPLVVGEEHYEIARKVQSTLQRYKALQDIIAILGMDELSEDDKLAVARARKIERFLSQPFFVAEVFTGSPGKLVALEDTIKGFKGLVNGEYDHLPEAAFYMVGSIEEAIEKAKKLAA from the coding sequence ATGGCTGACGCAGCTACCCCCGCAGGTTCTGTCGGTAAGGTTACTCAGGTTATCGGCGCCGTTGTGGACGTTGCTTTCGACGGCGAGCTCCCGGCGATCCTGAACGCGCTTGAAACCGACAATAACGGCAATCGTCTGGTTCTCGAAGTCGCACAGCACCTCGGCGAAAATTCCGTCCGTACCATCGCCATGGACTCGACCGAAGGTCTCGTTCGCGGCCAGCCGGTCAAGGACACGGGCGCGCCGATCTCGGTTCCGGTCGGACATGAGACGCTCGGCCGTATCATGAACGTCATCGGCGAGCCGGTCGACGAAGCAGGTCCGCTGAACACGTCGAAGAAGCGCGCCATCCACCAGGAAGCTCCGTCCTACGTCGAGCAGTCCACGGAAGCGCAGATCCTCGTCACCGGCATCAAGGTCGTCGACCTTCTCGCTCCTTACGCAAAGGGCGGCAAGATCGGCCTGTTCGGCGGCGCCGGCGTCGGCAAGACCGTTCTCATCATGGAACTGATCAACAACGTCGCCAAGGCGCACGGTGGTTACTCGGTCTTCGCAGGCGTGGGTGAACGCACCCGCGAAGGCAACGACCTCTACCACGAAATGATCGAATCGGGCGTCAACAAGCATGGCGGCGGCGAAGGCTCCAAGGCGGCACTCGTTTACGGCCAGATGAACGAACCGCCGGGCGCCCGCGCTCGCGTCGCTCTGACCGGTCTGACCGTTGCTGAAAACTTCCGTGATGAAGGCCAGGACGTTCTGTTCTTCGTCGACAACATCTTCCGCTTCACGCAGGCAGGTTCGGAAGTGTCGGCTCTGCTCGGCCGTATTCCTTCGGCCGTGGGCTATCAGCCGACGCTCGCCACCGACATGGGCCAGATGCAGGAACGCATCACGACGACGACGACGGGCTCGATCACCTCGGTTCAGGCCATTTACGTTCCGGCCGACGACTTGACCGACCCGGCACCGGCAACCTCGTTCGCCCACCTGGACGCAACGACGGTTCTGTCGCGCTCGATCGCTGAAAAGGGTATCTACCCGGCCGTCGACCCGCTCGACTCCACTTCCCGCATGCTCGACCCGCTGGTCGTCGGCGAAGAGCACTACGAAATTGCTCGTAAGGTTCAGTCGACGCTGCAGCGCTACAAGGCCCTGCAGGACATCATCGCCATCCTGGGCATGGACGAACTGTCCGAAGACGACAAGCTGGCTGTTGCCCGCGCCCGCAAGATCGAGCGCTTCCTGTCGCAGCCGTTCTTCGTCGCCGAAGTCTTCACCGGTTCGCCGGGCAAGCTCGTCGCTCTCGAAGACACGATCAAGGGCTTCAAGGGCCTCGTCAACGGCGAATACGACCACCTGCCGGAAGCTGCCTTCTACATGGTTGGCTCGATCGAAGAAGCGATCGAAAAGGCCAAGAAGCTGGCTGCCTAA